One Anolis carolinensis isolate JA03-04 chromosome 5, rAnoCar3.1.pri, whole genome shotgun sequence DNA segment encodes these proteins:
- the slc25a3 gene encoding solute carrier family 25 member 3 isoform X3 yields the protein MFSSIAPLVRLNPFHAPHLQLQQEGLGLRKRPAEPEEVSCPRRSLAAASAEEEYSCAYGSGRFFILCGFGGIISCGTTHTALVPLDLVKCRIQVDPQKYKSIFNGFSVTVKEDGVRGLAKGWAPTFIGYSMQGLCKFGFYEVFKILYGNLLGEENTYLWRTSLYLAASASAEFFADIALAPMEAAKVRIQTQPGYANTLRQAAPKMFAEEGIWAFYKGVAPLWMRQIPYTMMKFACFERTVEALYKHVVPKPRSECSKGEQLVVTFVAGYIAGVFCAIVSHPADSVVSVLNKEKGSSAMEVLKRLGIKGVWKGLFARIIMIGTLTALQWFIYDSVKVYFRLPRPPPPEMPESLKKKLGLTE from the exons ATGTTCTCGTCCATTGCGCCGCTAGTGCGGCTGAACCCATTCCACGCTCCTCATCTGCAGCTGCAGCAGGAGGGCCTCGGGCTGAGGAAGCGCCCGGCGGAGCCTGAGGAGGTCTCGTGTCCCCGGCGGAGCCTGGCAGCCGCCTCCGCAGAGG AAGAATATAGTTGTGCATATGGTTCTGGGAGATTCTTCATCCTTTGTGGCTTTGGTGGAATTATTAGCTGTGGTACCACACACACAGCATTGGTTCCCCTAGATCTCGTTAAATGCCGAATTCAG GTGGATCCACAAAAATATAAGAGCATATTCAATGGATTTTCAGTTACTGTCAAAGAAGATGGTGTTCGTGGCTTGGCCAAGGGATGGGCCCCAACCTTTATTGGATATTCCATGCAAGGACTCTGCAAATTTGGTTTCTATGAAGTATTCAAAATCCTCTATGGAAATTTATTGGGAGAG GAAAATACTTACTTGTGGCGTACATCACTGTACTTGGCCGCATCTGCCAGTGCAGAGTTCTTTGCTGATATTGCTTTGGCTCCAATGGAAGCTGCTAAGGTTCGCATTCAAACGCAGCCTGGGTATGCTAACACATTGCGGCAAGCAGCTCCAAAAATGTTTGCAGAAGAAGGTATTTGGGC TTTCTACAAAGGTGTTGCACCATTATGGATGAGGCAGATTCCATATACAATGATGAAGTTTGCCTGCTTTGAACGAACTGTGGAAGCTCTTTACAAACATGTTGTCCCCAAACCAAGGAGTGAATGTTCCAAAGGAGAACAGCTGGTTGTAACATTTGTAGCAGGCTATATTG CTGGTGTCTTCTGTGCCATTGTCTCACATCCTGCTGATTCTGTGGTATCTGTGCTGAATAAAGAAAAGGGCAGTTCAGCTATGGAAGTGCTGAAGAGGCTGGGAATTAAAG GTGTATGGAAGGGACTGTTTGCACGTATTATTATGATTGGCACCCTGACAGCATTGCAGTGGTTCATCTATGATTCCGTGAAGGTATATTTCAGGCTTCCCCGTCCACCTCCACCTGAgatgccagaatctttgaagaaAAAACTTGGGCTTACAGAGTAG
- the slc25a3 gene encoding solute carrier family 25 member 3 isoform X1, with protein MFSSIAPLVRLNPFHAPHLQLQQEGLGLRKRPAEPEEVSCPRRSLAAASAEAEEYSCAYGSGRFFILCGFGGIISCGTTHTALVPLDLVKCRIQVDPQKYKSIFNGFSVTVKEDGVRGLAKGWAPTFIGYSMQGLCKFGFYEVFKILYGNLLGEENTYLWRTSLYLAASASAEFFADIALAPMEAAKVRIQTQPGYANTLRQAAPKMFAEEGIWAFYKGVAPLWMRQIPYTMMKFACFERTVEALYKHVVPKPRSECSKGEQLVVTFVAGYIAGVFCAIVSHPADSVVSVLNKEKGSSAMEVLKRLGIKGVWKGLFARIIMIGTLTALQWFIYDSVKVYFRLPRPPPPEMPESLKKKLGLTE; from the exons ATGTTCTCGTCCATTGCGCCGCTAGTGCGGCTGAACCCATTCCACGCTCCTCATCTGCAGCTGCAGCAGGAGGGCCTCGGGCTGAGGAAGCGCCCGGCGGAGCCTGAGGAGGTCTCGTGTCCCCGGCGGAGCCTGGCAGCCGCCTCCGCAGAGG CAGAAGAATATAGTTGTGCATATGGTTCTGGGAGATTCTTCATCCTTTGTGGCTTTGGTGGAATTATTAGCTGTGGTACCACACACACAGCATTGGTTCCCCTAGATCTCGTTAAATGCCGAATTCAG GTGGATCCACAAAAATATAAGAGCATATTCAATGGATTTTCAGTTACTGTCAAAGAAGATGGTGTTCGTGGCTTGGCCAAGGGATGGGCCCCAACCTTTATTGGATATTCCATGCAAGGACTCTGCAAATTTGGTTTCTATGAAGTATTCAAAATCCTCTATGGAAATTTATTGGGAGAG GAAAATACTTACTTGTGGCGTACATCACTGTACTTGGCCGCATCTGCCAGTGCAGAGTTCTTTGCTGATATTGCTTTGGCTCCAATGGAAGCTGCTAAGGTTCGCATTCAAACGCAGCCTGGGTATGCTAACACATTGCGGCAAGCAGCTCCAAAAATGTTTGCAGAAGAAGGTATTTGGGC TTTCTACAAAGGTGTTGCACCATTATGGATGAGGCAGATTCCATATACAATGATGAAGTTTGCCTGCTTTGAACGAACTGTGGAAGCTCTTTACAAACATGTTGTCCCCAAACCAAGGAGTGAATGTTCCAAAGGAGAACAGCTGGTTGTAACATTTGTAGCAGGCTATATTG CTGGTGTCTTCTGTGCCATTGTCTCACATCCTGCTGATTCTGTGGTATCTGTGCTGAATAAAGAAAAGGGCAGTTCAGCTATGGAAGTGCTGAAGAGGCTGGGAATTAAAG GTGTATGGAAGGGACTGTTTGCACGTATTATTATGATTGGCACCCTGACAGCATTGCAGTGGTTCATCTATGATTCCGTGAAGGTATATTTCAGGCTTCCCCGTCCACCTCCACCTGAgatgccagaatctttgaagaaAAAACTTGGGCTTACAGAGTAG
- the slc25a3 gene encoding solute carrier family 25 member 3 isoform X2: protein MFSSIAPLVRLNPFHAPHLQLQQEGLGLRKRPAEPEEVSCPRRSLAAASAEEEYSCEYGSLKFYALCGFGGILSCGLTHTAVVPLDLVKCRIQVDPQKYKSIFNGFSVTVKEDGVRGLAKGWAPTFIGYSMQGLCKFGFYEVFKILYGNLLGEENTYLWRTSLYLAASASAEFFADIALAPMEAAKVRIQTQPGYANTLRQAAPKMFAEEGIWAFYKGVAPLWMRQIPYTMMKFACFERTVEALYKHVVPKPRSECSKGEQLVVTFVAGYIAGVFCAIVSHPADSVVSVLNKEKGSSAMEVLKRLGIKGVWKGLFARIIMIGTLTALQWFIYDSVKVYFRLPRPPPPEMPESLKKKLGLTE from the exons ATGTTCTCGTCCATTGCGCCGCTAGTGCGGCTGAACCCATTCCACGCTCCTCATCTGCAGCTGCAGCAGGAGGGCCTCGGGCTGAGGAAGCGCCCGGCGGAGCCTGAGGAGGTCTCGTGTCCCCGGCGGAGCCTGGCAGCCGCCTCCGCAGAGG AAGAATACAGTTGTGAATATGGATCACTCAAGTTTTATGCTCTCTGTGGCTTTGGAGGAATCCTAAGTTGTGGTCTGACACACACAGCAGTCGTACCTTTGGATTTAGTGAAGTGCCGCATTCAG GTGGATCCACAAAAATATAAGAGCATATTCAATGGATTTTCAGTTACTGTCAAAGAAGATGGTGTTCGTGGCTTGGCCAAGGGATGGGCCCCAACCTTTATTGGATATTCCATGCAAGGACTCTGCAAATTTGGTTTCTATGAAGTATTCAAAATCCTCTATGGAAATTTATTGGGAGAG GAAAATACTTACTTGTGGCGTACATCACTGTACTTGGCCGCATCTGCCAGTGCAGAGTTCTTTGCTGATATTGCTTTGGCTCCAATGGAAGCTGCTAAGGTTCGCATTCAAACGCAGCCTGGGTATGCTAACACATTGCGGCAAGCAGCTCCAAAAATGTTTGCAGAAGAAGGTATTTGGGC TTTCTACAAAGGTGTTGCACCATTATGGATGAGGCAGATTCCATATACAATGATGAAGTTTGCCTGCTTTGAACGAACTGTGGAAGCTCTTTACAAACATGTTGTCCCCAAACCAAGGAGTGAATGTTCCAAAGGAGAACAGCTGGTTGTAACATTTGTAGCAGGCTATATTG CTGGTGTCTTCTGTGCCATTGTCTCACATCCTGCTGATTCTGTGGTATCTGTGCTGAATAAAGAAAAGGGCAGTTCAGCTATGGAAGTGCTGAAGAGGCTGGGAATTAAAG GTGTATGGAAGGGACTGTTTGCACGTATTATTATGATTGGCACCCTGACAGCATTGCAGTGGTTCATCTATGATTCCGTGAAGGTATATTTCAGGCTTCCCCGTCCACCTCCACCTGAgatgccagaatctttgaagaaAAAACTTGGGCTTACAGAGTAG